One Luoshenia tenuis DNA window includes the following coding sequences:
- the rlmB gene encoding 23S rRNA (guanosine(2251)-2'-O)-methyltransferase RlmB, translated as MEERSLPENLLMGRNPVREAIRAGRSIDKLLVADGEMEGSARELLRMAKEVGIVIQQVGRAHLDELCMGGRHQGFAAFVAVRDYVTLAEMLAAAREKGEDPFIVVLDGVEDPHNLGSIMRTAECCGAHGIVIPKRRAVGMTPIVAKASAGAVEYLPVARVTNLNTALEELKSAGVWITGADMSGQPYYQCDFKGPIALVVGGEGQGISQLLKKNCDFVASIPMKGKIESLNASVAAAVLMCEAARQRSL; from the coding sequence GTGGAAGAGCGCAGCTTGCCGGAGAATCTGCTGATGGGCCGCAATCCGGTGCGCGAGGCGATTCGTGCGGGCCGCTCCATTGATAAGCTGTTGGTTGCCGATGGGGAGATGGAGGGTTCCGCTCGGGAGCTGCTGCGCATGGCCAAGGAGGTGGGCATCGTCATCCAGCAGGTGGGGCGTGCCCATCTGGATGAACTCTGTATGGGCGGCCGCCATCAGGGCTTTGCAGCCTTTGTAGCGGTGCGGGACTATGTTACTTTGGCCGAGATGTTAGCCGCAGCCCGAGAAAAGGGGGAAGACCCCTTTATCGTAGTGCTGGACGGCGTTGAGGATCCCCATAATTTGGGCTCGATCATGCGCACGGCGGAATGCTGCGGCGCCCATGGCATCGTCATCCCGAAGCGCCGTGCGGTGGGTATGACCCCTATCGTGGCCAAAGCCTCCGCGGGGGCGGTGGAGTATCTGCCGGTGGCCCGTGTGACCAACCTGAATACAGCGCTTGAAGAGCTGAAATCCGCCGGGGTGTGGATCACCGGGGCGGATATGTCGGGCCAGCCTTATTATCAGTGCGATTTCAAAGGCCCCATCGCCCTGGTGGTGGGGGGAGAAGGGCAGGGCATCTCTCAGCTGCTGAAAAAGAACTGCGACTTTGTCGCTTCGATACCGATGAAAGGGAAGATCGAATCCCTCAATGCGTCGGTAGCTGCGGCCGTGCTGATGTGCGAGGCGGCCAGGCAAAGGAGTTTATAA
- the thyX gene encoding FAD-dependent thymidylate synthase, giving the protein MAQVKLHVELLRYTKDADEIVAMGGKMCYSASDIDTIAQGVATKDQSRYIERLMGMGHTSVIEHASFTFGIEGVSRALLAQITRHRIASFSVQSQRYVGQRRDEGTFNYIMPPRIAALGPEAQQRFNDQMAQIQSWYNEWVDALGNAGEQSNEDARFVMPNAAETKIMMTMNARELMHFFSLRCCNRAQWEIRELAWQMLEKCMEVAPRLFANAGPGCVRGACPEGKKSCGQAGQVCLRQAALRDKNNA; this is encoded by the coding sequence ATGGCACAGGTCAAACTACATGTGGAGCTGCTGCGCTATACAAAGGATGCGGACGAGATCGTGGCTATGGGGGGGAAGATGTGCTATTCCGCCTCGGATATCGATACCATCGCCCAAGGGGTAGCCACCAAAGACCAGAGCAGGTATATCGAGCGGCTGATGGGGATGGGGCATACCTCGGTGATCGAGCACGCCAGCTTTACTTTCGGCATAGAGGGGGTATCCCGGGCGCTGCTGGCGCAGATCACCCGGCACCGTATCGCCAGCTTTTCCGTCCAGTCCCAGCGGTATGTGGGGCAGCGGCGGGATGAGGGAACCTTTAACTATATCATGCCCCCGCGGATCGCGGCTTTGGGGCCGGAGGCACAGCAGCGGTTTAACGACCAGATGGCTCAGATCCAGAGCTGGTACAACGAATGGGTGGACGCCCTGGGCAATGCGGGCGAACAGAGCAACGAGGACGCGCGCTTTGTGATGCCCAACGCGGCGGAAACCAAGATCATGATGACCATGAATGCGCGGGAGCTGATGCACTTTTTCTCCCTGCGCTGTTGCAATCGCGCGCAGTGGGAGATCCGAGAGCTGGCGTGGCAGATGCTGGAAAAGTGTATGGAGGTTGCACCGCGGTTATTTGCAAACGCCGGGCCGGGGTGTGTGCGCGGCGCCTGCCCGGAGGGTAAAAAGTCTTGCGGACAAGCGGGGCAGGTTTGCCTTCGTCAGGCGGCGCTTCGAGATAAAAACAACGCGTAA
- a CDS encoding Mini-ribonuclease 3: MEALWRADGKEGLAESEVRQMNALVLAYVGDTVYDLMVRTYLAEHYAGSAHKLHQMAIGYVSAHAQSDTLHRLLPELSEEEAAVYRRGRNTKSPTVPKNADVTEYRAATGLEALIGFLYLAGRFERLSQIGQMILQPGQEDKPAAKEE; encoded by the coding sequence ATGGAGGCGCTTTGGCGCGCTGACGGAAAAGAGGGGCTGGCTGAAAGCGAAGTGCGCCAAATGAATGCGCTGGTGTTGGCCTATGTGGGCGATACGGTATATGACTTGATGGTACGCACTTACCTGGCAGAGCATTATGCCGGCTCTGCCCATAAACTGCATCAAATGGCCATTGGCTATGTCAGTGCCCATGCGCAGAGCGATACGCTGCACCGGCTGTTGCCGGAGCTTTCTGAAGAAGAAGCGGCGGTCTACCGCCGGGGGCGCAATACCAAAAGCCCTACCGTGCCTAAAAATGCCGATGTGACGGAGTACCGTGCGGCGACAGGATTGGAGGCGCTGATCGGCTTTTTATATCTTGCGGGGCGGTTTGAGCGGCTTTCGCAGATTGGACAGATGATTTTACAGCCTGGGCAGGAGGACAAGCCTGCAGCGAAGGAGGAATAA
- a CDS encoding N-acetylmuramoyl-L-alanine amidase family protein, whose product MGKRLTKKAFIALGLSVFLLAVTAVSIALSDSARSAIGLNLGKTIVLDAGHGGFDGGAVGIDGVVEAQLNLQIALKVQAKFESAGWKVVQTRTADEGLGGDGKGTDKQKDMRARAQIIKDTKPDIMVSIHMNKYTSASVRGPQVFYQSGAAEGGAALAQCIQDRLNALIPDGWKKREVKSGDFYVLKAGEQPSVIVECGFISNPDEKAMLQDEQYQDRVAEAIFKGVLDSFTVETAKEIGR is encoded by the coding sequence ATGGGAAAGCGGTTAACAAAAAAAGCCTTTATCGCGCTGGGCCTCAGCGTTTTTCTACTGGCGGTAACGGCGGTATCCATCGCCTTATCCGATAGCGCACGCAGCGCTATCGGCTTAAATTTGGGCAAGACCATCGTACTGGATGCGGGTCATGGCGGTTTTGACGGTGGAGCCGTGGGGATCGACGGTGTGGTGGAAGCGCAGCTCAATCTCCAGATCGCCCTGAAGGTGCAGGCTAAATTTGAAAGCGCGGGCTGGAAAGTCGTACAGACCCGGACGGCGGACGAAGGCCTGGGCGGGGACGGCAAGGGAACCGATAAGCAAAAGGATATGCGCGCCCGAGCGCAGATCATTAAGGATACGAAGCCGGACATCATGGTTTCCATCCATATGAATAAGTACACCTCGGCCTCGGTACGCGGGCCGCAGGTGTTTTACCAAAGCGGCGCTGCAGAGGGCGGCGCTGCGCTGGCCCAGTGCATACAGGACCGGTTGAACGCTTTGATCCCGGACGGGTGGAAAAAGCGCGAAGTCAAATCGGGTGATTTTTACGTGTTAAAGGCGGGCGAGCAACCTTCGGTCATTGTTGAATGCGGCTTTATATCCAACCCGGATGAAAAGGCCATGCTTCAAGATGAACAGTACCAGGATCGGGTCGCCGAGGCGATTTTTAAGGGCGTGCTGGACTCCTTTACAGTGGAAACGGCAAAGGAGATCGGCCGGTAG
- the tsaD gene encoding tRNA (adenosine(37)-N6)-threonylcarbamoyltransferase complex transferase subunit TsaD, protein MERARRKLPAIMQKENVNILALESSCDETAAAVIQNGRTILSNVIDSQIALHQPYGGVVPEIASRQHVLAMERVIAAALQEAGLDFDGLDAVSVAYGPGLVGALLVSVSAAKAIAFAHDLPLIGVHHIEGHISANYLAHPDLSAPFVCLVASGGHSHLVKVTKGGILTLGATRDDAVGEAFDKVARALGLGYPGGPLIDKIAKEGNPDAFHFPRVMMEEDNDDFSFSGLKTAVINFLHNLSQKGEQPDVADLAASFQKAAVEVLVAKTIRAAKREGIGIVALAGGVASNSLLRETLQHAALANGLRAVYPPPVLCTDNAAMGGCAAYPHLMRGELMDMTLNAVPDLQLAERLGND, encoded by the coding sequence ATGGAGCGGGCGCGCAGAAAGCTGCCGGCCATTATGCAAAAAGAAAACGTGAACATCTTAGCGCTGGAGTCCTCCTGTGATGAGACGGCGGCAGCTGTCATTCAAAATGGGCGCACGATCCTGAGCAATGTGATCGACAGCCAGATCGCGCTGCACCAGCCCTATGGCGGCGTGGTGCCGGAGATCGCCTCCCGCCAGCACGTGCTCGCCATGGAGCGGGTGATCGCGGCGGCGCTGCAGGAAGCGGGGTTGGATTTTGATGGGCTGGACGCGGTTTCGGTTGCCTATGGGCCGGGACTGGTGGGGGCCTTGCTGGTATCCGTTTCGGCGGCAAAGGCCATCGCCTTTGCGCACGACCTGCCGCTGATCGGCGTGCACCACATCGAAGGGCATATCAGCGCCAACTATCTGGCCCATCCCGATCTGAGCGCGCCCTTTGTCTGCCTGGTGGCCTCGGGCGGACACAGTCACTTGGTGAAGGTAACTAAGGGCGGTATCCTTACGCTGGGCGCCACGCGGGACGACGCCGTGGGCGAGGCTTTTGATAAGGTCGCCCGGGCGTTGGGATTAGGTTATCCCGGTGGGCCGCTGATCGATAAGATCGCCAAAGAAGGCAATCCGGATGCCTTTCACTTTCCCCGGGTTATGATGGAAGAGGATAACGACGACTTCAGCTTTAGCGGGCTGAAAACAGCGGTCATCAATTTTTTGCATAACCTGAGCCAAAAAGGCGAGCAGCCGGATGTGGCCGACCTGGCGGCCTCCTTCCAAAAGGCTGCGGTAGAGGTGCTGGTCGCCAAGACCATCCGCGCGGCAAAACGCGAGGGGATCGGGATCGTGGCGCTGGCAGGCGGCGTGGCCAGTAACTCCCTTTTGCGCGAAACGCTGCAACATGCGGCGCTGGCAAATGGACTGCGCGCGGTTTATCCGCCGCCGGTGCTGTGCACCGATAACGCGGCCATGGGGGGCTGCGCTGCATACCCGCACCTGATGCGGGGGGAACTAATGGATATGACGCTCAACGCCGTACCGGATCTGCAATTAGCCGAACGGCTCGGCAATGACTAA